The Desulfovibrio sp. G11 region TAGCGCAATACGGCGAAAAGCTGGGGCATATCCATGACAAGCCCCTGGTTTTGAAAGGGCCGCATCATGGTGATAAGTACATCCACCTGTTCATCAATGGCAGGAAGCTCGGGAGCAGGAGGCGGAGTCTGTGTCTCCTCCGCAGGCTGTGCGGCGGGCTGCCCGGCAGTTGCTGCCGTACTCTGCCCGGGGTCCTGTTCCGCAGTGGGGGACGCGCCCTGTCCCTGGGGCGGGGCAGCGGGCTGGGGGGCTGCTTTGGCAGGCGCGGTCTTGTTTTTGCCTGCGTCCGTATTTTTTTCCGTTTTGGGGGCGGATTGCCTGCCTTCCTGCTTTTCGTCTTCGCGTTTGCCCGCTGGCTCGGCCTTTTCCGTCTTGGCGGGAGCCTCAATGCTGGGCTGGCTCGGAACGAGCAGGGTTACCTGCGCCCCGGCGGAAGCTGCCGTGAGGCCGCAAAGGGCAGCCATACACATTGTGGCGGAAAAAATGATGGCCGCCGTGCGCGGCAGCGTATGCAAAAAAGAAATGCGCGGCATGAATGCTCCTGCTTTGCCGGAAATGGCTGCCCGGCTGGCCGGGCATACGGATTCGGGCTTTTTTATTGACGCAAGCATAGCAGAACGCCCCGACATTGTCATGTGGCCGGGGGCGGGGTATCCGGCATCTGGCCTCAGGGTTTGTCTACAGCCCCGTCGGGGCATCTGCCGGATGGCCTGCCGCATCTTTCGGGGTGCGCGCCGCCACAAGAATATACACCCGTGCGGCTCCGGCATGGCGCAGGGCGCGGCAGGCGGCACGCAGGGTGCTGCCGGTGGTCATCACATCGTCCACCAGCCACAAACAGCGACCTTTAACCTCGGGTGAAGAAGCAAAACTGTGGCGCACGTTGTCAGGCCGCGCGCGGGCGCTGAGACCTATCTGCGCCGGGCCGGGCCGTGTGCGGCACAACAGGCCGGGTATGAGTTCAAGCCCGGTCTGCGCGCTCAATGCCCTGGCAAGTTCGTGCGCCTGATTGTACCCCCTGTGGCGCAGATGGTCGGGGTATTGTGGAACAGCCACCAGGGCGTCGGGGCGGGGCAGGCAGCGGGCGGCCTCTTGCAGGAAGGCTCCGAGCAGGGGGGCCAGGTAGAGATGCCCGTCAAACTTGAGCCGCAGAAGCACGTGGCGCAATGCTTCTTTGTAAAGGCCATGAAAGGCAGCGCCGGACCACGGGGGCGGAGTTGTAAGACAATGTCCGCACAGGCTGCCCCTTTGCAGGTGGGGCAAAGCAGAAGCTTCAGGCGAAGGGGCGGAGGGCAGGCCGCACAGAGGGCAGCGCGGTCCTGCATACGGGGCCAGCAGGATGCGGCATTGCGGACACAGGGGAGCCAGCGGGCCGGGAATATCCGGTGCTGCGGCAGGGTGATGGGGAAAAGGTGAAATTTCTTCGCCGGGCGTGAAGGGGCGCAAACAGTGAAAGCAGCGTGCCTGCGCAAAACCCAGAAAACGGGCTGCCGCGGTAAACCCCATGCCCAGCCGTGCGGTCAGGCCTTCTTTGCCGGGCATACAGCCATGCTGGCTGTTGTTTTCACCAGTTTTCATAACGAAAACAAAAAGGCCGGTCCGGCGTTACCCTGCAAACGATGGTCTGTCTTTGCCGCAGCCCTTGCCGGGGTGGGAGTCCGGAACATAGCCCGGCACTTTGCCCGCCATCAGGCGGCAGCCCCAGTCGTGTCCCCAGGCGTGCAGGGCAGCGCGCACAGCGGGGCGTTCTTCAAGGTCCTTGCCTCTTTCCAGCCCCCGCAGCAGCCGTGTTTCGCTGATAGCCGCATTGAGCGGAGAGAAAAAGTAGCGCAGGGTAAGCAGGGAGCCGGTAAAAAGCTGTTTGCCCCGAGGCCTGCCTGCCACAAGGCTGACAAGGGCGGGCTTGACCGGAGGCCGGGGCAGGGACGGCCTGCCCGAGGGAGCGTGGTTCTGCGCCGCCCAAAAGCGCTGGGTGCGGTCAATGAGCGCCTTGAAATGCGCAGGCAGGGCGTAAAAATAAATGGGCGCAGAGATGAAAAGCAGTGGCGCGGACTCGATGAGGGCGAAGATTTCTTCGGCCCTGTCCAGTCTGCCGTCACAGTTTTTGCCTGCCAGGGTGCAGTGATGCGGGGGGGCCGTACAGCCGCCGCAGTCGATGCAGCCGTCAAAAGCATAGTCGCGCAAAGGCACAAGCTGCAGTTCGGCCCCGGCTTCAGCCACGCCTGCGGCAACAAGATGTGCCACGGCATCTGAAACGCCGCCGGGCCGCGGGCTGCAAAGAAGTGCCACAGGGTTGCTCATGGTCTGAACTCACCGCAAAAAGGGTTGTTGGCGGCTTCATCGCCTATTTTGGTGGCGGGCCCGTGACCGGGATAAGCGACAGTTTCGGCGGGGAGCTTGAACAGCACGTCCCGCACGGAGCGCAGCAGTGTGTCATGGTCGCCGCCGGGAAAGTCCGTGCGGCCGATGGAGCGGTAAAACAGGGCGTCTCCCGTAAAGACCACCTGTTCTTCGGGAAAATACAGTGAAACGCCGCCGGGGGTATGGCCGGGGGTTTCCAGCACCTCACAGTCCATGCCGCCAATGCTTGTCTTGCCGAGGGGCATGGGGCTGCTTTTGAAATCCGGCACCGGAGGAAATCCCCATATGCCGCCCTTGCCCGATTCGGTGTCGGCAAGGCTGTCGTCCCCTTGCGGCATGTACACGGGCGCGCCCGTCGCGTCGGCCAGTTCGGCCACGCCGTACATGTGGTCAAAATGGCGGTGGGTTATGCAGACGGCATCCAGGGTGAGTTGGTGGCTTTTCAGGTATTCGAGCATGGGCGCGGGGTCGCCGCCCACGTCAACAGCCACGGCCCTGGTGGCGTTATGGATGATGTAGCTGTTGGTCTGCAACGGGCCAAGGGGAAAAACGGCAACGGCCATGATGAGTTCCTTATGAGTATGAATCTGCGCGCAAGAATGGGGGTGCCCATTGCAGCAGTGCGGTGTGTATCTTTCGGCTGCCCGATATTACCCTCTTCGCTTTCAGGGGGCAAGTGCTGCCTGTGGTAGCAGCAGGCGCCGGGTGAAGCAATATCAACCTGGAGCCGTTCCGGCGGCTGCGGAAGGGCGCGGCTGCTGCCCCGCAGCAGGCCTGTGCGCAAGGTATGTGTGTGCCGGCATGTTCTGACGTAGCGGGCCGCGTTTTTAGGGACGGGGCGCGGAGCCGCATTGATCAGGCTTCTTCAATTCTGAAGAGATGCCGGGTTTCATGATATTTTCTAGACAAGCGGTCACCACCGAACTACACTTCACGGATGAAACAGAATTTTCAGCCCGAAGAGGATACACAAAACATGGCACAGCATACAGCGCGCAAAAAAGCCGGGGCGGACCGCAAGACGGCCGCCCGTTCCGCTGCGGAGCAGGATCCGCGCAATGCGGCGAACAGCGTGGAAGCGGCGGCCGCTCAAGGCGTACCGTCCAGTGTGCCGGAAGCCGCCTCCGGGCGGGCTGGAGCGCCGGGCGGCGCGGCGTACCCCGAATGGGCCGGGCGGCTGGAAGACTCGCGGGATGTGCCGGCCCGGGACGGAGCCGGGCAGGGCTGTGACTACTCCGGTCAGCGGGACCTGCGCGAGCTGGCCCGTGAAGACCTTATGGAAATGGAAGGATTGCTGTGCAGGCAACTGGCAGCCTTTTTTTCCTTCAGCGGGCATGCCCTGTATTTTCCCAGAAATCAGGCTTCGGATGAGCCGCAGCTGCTGGCGCGTGAACGCAAGCTGCTCCTGCCCCTGATCTGGAAAGAGCAGCTTTTGGGCATGGTCATGCTGCATGGTGTTCGCGCCCGTGAGGTACGCCCCCTGCTGGAGATTTTGCCCGCCATTACCGGGTTGATCCTTGAGAATCTGGCTCGCGCCAAGGCTGTGCGCACGGATGCGGTTACCAGCCTTGTTACGGAGGAAAGCCTTTTTGCCCGGATGGAAGGCGAGGCCGAAAGAGTGCGGGCGCACCTTGAAGAACCGTCTGCCCCTGAGGGGCTTGCCGCGCCCATGCATCGCATGTGTATGGGCATCGTGCTCCTGCGCATGAATAACGGCCCGGATGTGGTGCGGCGGCACGGTTTTGCCTTTGCCGAAAATTTCATGCGCAGGTTTGCCGATGCCTGTCGTTCGGTTCTGCCGTCTGACGTGCTGGCCGCGCGGGTGGGGCGGCACGAGCTGGCCCTGCTGCTTTCAGCCAGTGGGCGGGGCGCGTGCCACAAACTGGCCCGTGCGGTACTTGCGCGTATGGAGGCCGAGCGTCCTGCTTCGCCGTTGACCAGGCAGGTCGTGCATGCGCGTCTGTGCGCCGGGCATGCCTTGTACCCGCAAGACATGCAGGGTGCTGAAATGGGCCTTGGCATGTATGAACAGGCGCGTCTGCTTATGGCTCGCGCCCGGCTGGCAGCAGATGTGGCAGGCCAGACGGCTGCCGCGGCCGAAGCCGCCGGAGCTGACGGAACCCGCGCCGGAGAAAGCCGCATCATGCCCTTTGCCCGTATCCTGCAGGAAGGGGGGCTGGTGCTTGAGAGCCTGCCCCTGGGGCGCTTGCGCATCAGCC contains the following coding sequences:
- a CDS encoding MBL fold metallo-hydrolase; its protein translation is MAVAVFPLGPLQTNSYIIHNATRAVAVDVGGDPAPMLEYLKSHQLTLDAVCITHRHFDHMYGVAELADATGAPVYMPQGDDSLADTESGKGGIWGFPPVPDFKSSPMPLGKTSIGGMDCEVLETPGHTPGGVSLYFPEEQVVFTGDALFYRSIGRTDFPGGDHDTLLRSVRDVLFKLPAETVAYPGHGPATKIGDEAANNPFCGEFRP
- a CDS encoding flavodoxin family protein; translation: MSNPVALLCSPRPGGVSDAVAHLVAAGVAEAGAELQLVPLRDYAFDGCIDCGGCTAPPHHCTLAGKNCDGRLDRAEEIFALIESAPLLFISAPIYFYALPAHFKALIDRTQRFWAAQNHAPSGRPSLPRPPVKPALVSLVAGRPRGKQLFTGSLLTLRYFFSPLNAAISETRLLRGLERGKDLEERPAVRAALHAWGHDWGCRLMAGKVPGYVPDSHPGKGCGKDRPSFAG
- a CDS encoding ComF family protein, with protein sequence MPGKEGLTARLGMGFTAAARFLGFAQARCFHCLRPFTPGEEISPFPHHPAAAPDIPGPLAPLCPQCRILLAPYAGPRCPLCGLPSAPSPEASALPHLQRGSLCGHCLTTPPPWSGAAFHGLYKEALRHVLLRLKFDGHLYLAPLLGAFLQEAARCLPRPDALVAVPQYPDHLRHRGYNQAHELARALSAQTGLELIPGLLCRTRPGPAQIGLSARARPDNVRHSFASSPEVKGRCLWLVDDVMTTGSTLRAACRALRHAGAARVYILVAARTPKDAAGHPADAPTGL